Genomic segment of Candidatus Marsarchaeota archaeon:
ATTTGCACTAGCATGCACGTTCAGGATATGTCCTGGCGAGAAGCGAAAGGAAGAGATGGGCCTCCACCTCCCGCTTGCGCAGCAACTTTACAGAACTAATCAGGAGTGATTACAGTTGAAGGTACACAATATGCTCAACGATGAAACCGTAAGCGTGATAATGCCCGTCTACAACGAAGGTGCGACTGTGCGCAGCGTTATAAAGCGCGTCCTTGGTCAGAAGGCGGTAGATGCACTGTACATAGTGTACGACAAGTCTACAGACAACACGTTAGCCGAGATACGCGCCGCAATGAAAGGCAGCGATGCGAAAGGCCGCGCCTTCCTAGTCATGAGCGACGCTAAGAGGGGCAAGGGGCGCGCCGTGAAGCAGGGAATGGCACGCATCCGCGACGGCATAGTGCTCATACAGGATGCCGACGAGGAGTACTACCCGGAAGACTATCCGAAGATGCTTGCGGCGCTGACCGACAGCAATCCTGTATTCGGAAGCCGCGAGTCAAACGCCGGCCACAAGTACTTCCTCGGATCGCTTGCTACTGTCGTGCACACGCTCGCGTTCAACCTGCTCTACGGGCAGTCGATAAAGGACATGAACGCAGCGTACAAGCTTTTCAAGGTGCATATGCTGAAAGGCAAAAAGCTCAGCGAGGACGGCTGGCAGATAGACCAGGAGATAGCATGCACGCTCGCGAAGAACGGCTACCGCATACTCAGCGTGCCGATACGCTACAAGGGCAGGACTTTCGAGGAGGGCAAGAAGATAGGGCCGAAGGCCGCAATCATGAACCTGTTCTACATTGTCAAGGAGCGTTTCTCGCGGTAGCACTGCATATATTTTAATGCTTGCTTGCTCATTCAACTAAGCGTGTTTCGCATGCCCAGGCTGAGCATAATAGTCCCCACTAAGGACGAGCCCACGGCGCCAAGGCTGATAAGGAAGCTTAAGGCGCTGTTCCCCGGCAGCGAGATAATAATAGTGGACAAAAGCTCCCGGCGCAACCGCAGGGCGCTCGAAAGGACCGGAGCCATGATACTCAATCAGGAGAGCAACGGCTACGAGAACGCGCTCATGGAGGGCTTCAGGGCTGCGCACGGAGAAATCCTGGCCACCATAGATGCCGATGGAACCTATTATGCCGAGGACCTCAAGAAGGTGATCAATGAGCTGTCAAAGGGCAATGCATCGTTCGTGGCCGGCAGCCGCACCGTTCGAGAGAAGGGCTCTATGACCGGCGCAATAAGGTTCGGCAACAGCTTCCTTACAGGGCTTTTCAATTTGCTGTACAGGCGCAGGATGCACGACGTGCTGAGCGGCTCGTTCGCCATGACGCGGCAGGCCTTCGATTCGATGCGCGACGAATCGCCTTACAGGGCAGGCACCATATTCTTCGAGATAGAGCTCGTCAGGCGCGGCTTCGCCATAGCCGACGTGCCGATAAAGTATGCAGTGCGCAGGGGCGCGCCGTCGCGCATAACCAGGGCAAAGCCCCTTTACGGCCTGACTATGGCGTACCACGCCGTCAGGTATGCCCGCGATTACAATCCGCTGGCGCTCTTCGGCAGCATAGGCATAGCTGCGATAGTGGTGGGCGTTGTAATAGGCGCGCTCGTGCTCGCCAACTACTTCGCGACTGGCGCGCTCAGCGAGGTCGGCCGCGCGCTGCTAGCCTTCATGCTCGTGGTTGTGGGCTTCCTTTCCATAATAGCGGGGCTCATACTCGACCTGCTCCTCGAGGTGGAGCGCAAGCTCTACCGGGAGCGAAAGTGAGGCGCGCGCATGAGAATCGGCTTCGTCTCTGATGTCGTGTATCCGTGGAACAAGGGCGGAGTCGAGGCGACCGAGGCGCTGGAGATGCGCTCCCTTGCGAAGCGCCATGAAGTGTATTGCTTCTCGATGCGATTCAAGGGCATGCGCAAGGAATTCGTGCGAGACAGAATTCATTATATCACAGTTGCTAACACGGCCAAGCGCGGAATATATACGGAAGGAGGCACGAGATCGATCAACGCGGCAAGGCTCTTTGCAGAGGCCCTGCCTGCAGCTTTAGACAGGCACAGGCTGGACGTGCTGCAGGCCAATGCCTTCCCATACCTGCACCTCAGGGCGTCGAAGCGCTACTGCTCGCGCATCAACTGCAAGCTTGTGCTTGACGTGGCAGAGGTATGGGACAGGAGGCGTTGGGTCGAGTACCTGGGTACGCTGCGCGGGAGCATGGCCCACTATTACCTAAGGCTCGCGCAGGCGCTCAATGGCGCTGATGCATACATCGCAAACTCTTCTATCACCAAGGCCGGCCTCGAGAGGTTAGGCGTATCTTCCAGCAAAATACACGTTTTCTCGCCGGTGCTCAGTGGCAGCATCATGCGTTCCAGGCACTCTTCCAGGCGCAGCATGAACGTCATAGTGTCCGGCCGGCTCATAAAGGAAAAACGTTTCGACATGTGGATCGAAGCCGTCGCGAAGGCGCATGCGCTACGCGGCAGCATAACCGGCACGATAATGGGCGATGGCCCCGAACGCGAGGCTTTGGATGCACGCATAATGGGCTTGCATCTCGAGCGCTGCATGCGCGTGCTTCCATTCGCGAAGAGTAAGGCAGGGCTCTACAAGCGCATAGCAGGATCCGGGCTGCTGCTGCAGACCTCGGGGCGAGAGGGACTCAGCGCCATAGTGCTGGAGAGCCTTGCGCTAGGCACGCCAGTGCTGCTGCCGAGCGACACCCCAATACCGGACGAGGTGAAAAGCATGTGCGTGCTCTCCAAGCCAGAAGACCTCCCCAACAGGATCGTCGAGATACTGGGCAGCAGTAACAGAAAAAAATACCTTCCATCGCGCTCCGCGCTCAGGCAGTTCAGCTCCAGCGCCATACTTGGATTCTACAGCTCTCTATTCCAGAAGCTAGGACTGGAAAGGAAATGATACAATGGCAGCAGGCAAAGCGCAATCCGCAAGGCGCGCCGCGCGCGCCGCCCACGACTGGTATCTCTACGCCGCTTTGGCCATGGTGCTGGCCAGCGTTGCCTACTGGACTGCTTTCGCATTCAATGCCTACGGCACGTTCCATGAGTATTCGGACCTGGGCTCGTTGGCGCTCAGCATGTACTACGACATCCATTATCCCGGCATAGTGCACGGCCTGCAATACATGCTGTTCATGCAGCACATTTCGCCAGACATGCTGCTCCTCCTGCCATTTTTCTATGCCGACAGTTCTGCGCTGACGCTGCTTGTCATACAGGCGGTCGTGGTGTCTTTCGCTGGCCTTGCGGCATTTGCTGTGGCGCGGCGCCTTATCAAGAGCCAAAAGGCCGCGCTCCTGCTCTGCGCCGCATTCCTGCTAAATCCCGGCCTGCACGGCTTAACAATGTTCGACGCCCACGTCGAGATGCTTCTGCCGCTGGCGTACATACTAGTGTTCTACTTCTACGTGCGCGCTATGCGCGCCTGGTTCTTTGCAGCGTCTGTGTTCCTTTTGGGCGTCATGGAAGAAGCTCCGTTCCTTGGCGCAAGCCTTGGCCTAGCTCTCCTCGTGTACGAGCTGCTCAACCGCAGCAACGCAGCGTCAAGGCGCACGCGCATCGGCATGGCCCTCGGCCTCATTGTGCTCTCAGTTGCTGCGTTCGCGTTCTATTCCATTGCAGCGGTTTCGTTGACAAGCCAGTATGCTTCGGGAGCTTATCCATTGCTGCCGCCCGGGCTTGCGCACTACCAAAGCCTTGCGTTCGTGCTGTCAGGCCTGCACTCGTTCGGCAGCCAAAGCTCAGTTTCCACGCTCTCGCTCATGGGCTCCGGCCTCGGCCCTTATGCCTATTATGCCATCATAGTGCTGCTGCTCAGCATGGGCATATTGCTGATTTTCGCCCCGATAGAATCGGCCATACTGCTCTCGCCGTGGCTGGTTGAGACGTTCATCGCCGGCAACTACCAGTTCGTATTCATGTTCAACTACTACTTCGCCTTTGCAATTGGCGGCATGGCAGTAGCTGCCATCATAGGGGCGAAAAACATCATGGAGCGCAAAGGCATGCTGGCCAGGGCGCTGGACAGGCATACTGCCGGGCATGCCCCAAGCGTTGTTGCAGTGGCATCGATTGCAGTTGTCGCGATGGTGCTGCTGCTCTCTCCCGCTTTCATCTATTCGAAGAACATCAACAGCTTCTCGCAGGACTTCCTGTTCCAGGCCAACGCGTCGCAGCAAAGGCTCTACTCGCAACTCTATTCGGTGATGGCGCTGGTGCCTGCAAATGCATCGCTCATGGCGCAATACTACATGATGCCCCACCTATTCGCCCGCAGGTACATCGAGACGACGTGCGCATCCAATTACTACTTCAAGCCGCAGTACGTGCTTCTCGACTACAACCTCAACATAAGCCTCAACGTATTCAGGGAGTGCGGAACGACGCTCTCCGGCATTTACCTGAACAGCGCATCTGACTATTTGGTTGTGGCGCAGAACGGCACGGCGCTGCTGCTGGAGCGTGCGCGCTAGCCATCGACACGCATACGTTTAAATAGGTTTAATGCATCCTATAAATCGCAGGAAATTTCGAATGCAAGGGGTATGAGATTGGGCGCGCCGCTGCCGAAAGGCATAGTGGGCAGGTACAGGGGTCAGTCTGCGCTAGAGTACCTAGTGACGTATGGATGGGCGCTGCTCCTCATTGCAATCGTGGCATCGTTTCTTTACTTATACGTGATCGCGCCGAGCGCCATCGTGCCATCTCAATGCTCGTTTACGTCTGGCATGCAGTGCATCGACCTAGTGCTTGGCGCTAATGCTACAACGCATGCGTCCGCGCTGGCAATATACGCGACCAACGCGCAGCCGTATCCTGTGGAGCACCCTGTGCTTTATGTGAAGATAAACGGCGTGAATACGACAGCAGTGCCCTGCAAGCCCGATTACGTACTTGCAGGAGGCTCCATGATCTGCGAGGTGCCCCTGTCGCAGAAGACATCGTTCAACCAGCTCGTGGCCGGCAACCTGTACATAAACGCGTCGTACTGCGGCCTGACGGGCGCCACGTCGCCTGCCTCGTGCAGCTCATCCCCAACAGAGATTTACTCGGGCAGCTTCAATGCGCATGTGCAGCCCTTGGTAGCTACTAACTCGACCATAACGCTCACTGCTACTAACACTACCAATCCCGGCAACCCCGCCAACAACGCAAAGGACCCGCTCATGGCTACTGTCAAGCTGCTGGGCTATCCGCTCGCTGGAGCGACCGTTAACTTCACCGCCACGTTCCAGAACAACGGCACCAATGCGGTGCCGCCGTATTCGTTCGGCTCGCAGTACGCCACCACGGGCCCCAATGGCGTGGCAAATGATTATATTCAGGGCACGACGGTCGGCAGGGTCATCGTAGAGGCGATGTACGCCGGCATCGCGGCCAACCTGAGCATAAACTTCACGCGCACTGCCGGGATCACGTTCAGCGTGCCCAGCGCTGCGCCGCTCATGTCCAGCAGCGCCGCCACCCTTGCAACGATAGACGGCATAAACTATGACTACGGGCAGCTCACAGGCATAGCATTCGATTGGGGCTGCGACTCATCACATCCTTATTCGTTCGAACAAGTGCCGTACAACAGCTCTGGCACGCGCCTGCTCTTCCAGAGCGCAAAGATAAACGGCATAGCGTACTCCACAGCATCGGGCTCCATGACAGTAAACTGCACGCGCGCTAATCAGACGGAGCTCGCGACATATGGTACGCAGTACGCGCTTACTATGGTTGCCTCTCCATCCAATGCGGGCACCACAGTCCCTGCTGCAGGTACCCACTGGTACAACTCTGGAGCGCCTGTCACGGTAGGCGAGAGCGCAGGCATGAATTACGTTTTCGATACATGGACAGGCAATGGCCTAGGCAGCTATTCCGGCGCAGAAGCAAGTCCATCGCTGACGGTCTACGCCCCAATTTCAGAAACGGCGCACTTCCGCCCGTTGCAAACCACCATCGTTTCGACATCCACCACTGTCTCAACCTCCACCACTAGCATACCCCCGCCGCCTCCAACAACTACTACAATAGGCCCAACTAGAATAATTATAGGCAGCTGCAATACCTACAATTTCTGTTTCATCGGCTCATGCTCGGGTGCAATTATACAGTGCCCAAGCTCATGCTCGACGCCCATATGCACCCAAGGCTATGATGGCTGCTCATCAAGCATGTTCGGTGCAGAGTGCGTTTCGTCCCCACCACCGCCTCCGCCACCACCCACAACAACCACCACCTCCACCACAACAACTTCAACAACTTCCACAACCTCCACTACATCTACAACTTCCACTACGTCAACCACAACTTCAACTTCCTCTACTACTACAACAAAGACCACGACAACAAGCACTATCGCCACTGCCAGCTGCGGCTCGTGCCTGCTCCCAGGAGAGCAGTGCCCGTCGAATTGCCCTGCAACGCGGGATACATCGTGCCCTGGAGTCGGAGCTGAGTGCGCCCCGACCACCGTCACTACCACTTCATCTACTACTACTATCTCTACTACAACCACAGTGCTTCCAGCCTGCACGGGGAACTGCGGTATATGCTCAGCTGGGATTCCGCCGATTGGCTGCTCCTACACATGCGACTACAACTGCGTCCGTTCTGGGTGGTTCAATTATTATAACGCGATCTGTGGAATGATATGCACAACCCCCTAAAAATAAACTTGCCTTGGCGCATGCGCAATCTAAAAATAGTCGCTATTTCTCAGTTATACCCTCAGCAGTATCTCAGTCTTGCTTGCAAATTCTACTATCTCGTGCGCGGTTACAGTGCCGGTAGCAAGCAGCGCGACCGATACACCAACTATTGTTAAGCCAAGGACCGCGCCTCCTATATACTGCTGTATGTCTGGTGGAATTTTGTTCCACAGGCTGTCTATCCTCTCGATTATCCCCGGGCCCTTAGTTTGTGGTTCTGAGTTAGTGATAATCTTTGATGGCTGGTGATTTTTCTGCATGCAAACACAATAAACTTTCCTTACTGCCCATATATTTAAATGTTGCGATTCAATGCAATTATCAGAACAAAACGTACTTTTAAATAAATTAGTTTAGTCAGCTAAATGTTCTACAGTATTTTGATGATGATATGCCAAACACCTTAGGAGAGACGAGTGCCCTCCCAGACACCTCGCCTGATACTAAAAGCGTATCGCAACAAACGACAGTCGGAACACCTACTGCTTCAGGCATTGCACCATCTAATAGTGGTATTGGATTTCAGTCAAGCCCCAAAAACATGAAGAGTCATCGTCTGAAGATGATAGGTATTGCATCTCTTACCTCACTGATTCTTGTTGCAGTTGCCGTATTCCTGATATACGCACATCTCAGCAACCTTACAACCACTACAACCACACCAGTGGTTACTATTTCCCCCTCCCTATTGTTGAACCGTTCGAATGCACTGTATGGCATACCTAATAGCAGCGCATTCATGACAAACAATACACCTACATTACACAATAATGTCACCGGCGCGTCATCTTACATGTTTTTGACGTATTACTCAAGTGCAGTGGAACTGCTATATACGATGAAACCTGCGCCACCTCTGACATATAACCTAACGGTTCCCGCAGCATATTCAAGCGTCACATATCCATTAAGCATAACAGTTACACTCTTCATATACAGCAATGCAAACTTGGCAACATACTGGTTTAACAACAGCTTTTACAACCCCCAGTTCGGAGGCCCAGCAGTAAAAGGGGCCTCATTTACCTCAAGCCATACGACTATCGAGGGCGCGCCAGCAGTTCTTGAATCGTACAAGCCTATCTTTGCGCACTTAGGGTATTATGAAGTGACGTTCCACTATGGCGAGTACATCATCACAGTTTCAGCTTTAGGGATGAATAATACGTTCAACAGCACGTACCTAATCAACATCGCCAGGCACATGTACCAGCAAATCTCATCTTAACCACCTTCACCTCATAAAAACAAATTGTTAGTAAGCCGCATCTTAATTCAGCTAAAATATCTGCGAGCAGTGGCGCGGTGCGCGCCGCCAAATGCTTCGTATTATTAACTTTTGCTGGAAATATAACCCTGCAAGGGTGTGGCAATGGCAATCAAGGGGAAAAGCGTTATAGTCACTGGCGGCGCAGGCTTTATCGGCAGCAACCTCGTGGACGCGCTCGCAAGGGACAACAAGGTCACCGTGCTGGACAACCTGCATACGGGCAGCGAGGACAATCTGGCGCAGGCGAAAGCCACTGGCAACGTCGTGTTCGTCAAGGATGACGCCAAGAGCATCCAGAAGCAGGGCACTAATGCGGATTACGTCTTCCATCTGGGCATATATTCTGCATCTCCGATGTACCGCGACAACCCATCCCTTATGGCAGAGGTCGTGCAGGGCATGACGAGCGTGCTAGAATACGCGAAAGCAAATGGCTCGAAGGTCGTCTTCGCCTCAACTTCTTCAATATACAATGGAATAACTCCGCCGCACAAGGAAGATATCGTACCGAAGGTGACTGACTACTACACCGAGGCGAGGATAGCAGCGGAGCGCATATCCGAGCTCTACTCGAAGCTCAACGGCCTTGACGTTTCGGCAATGAGGTTCTTCTCGGTGTACGGCTACCACGAGAAAAACAAGGGCAAGTACGCGAATCTAGCATCGCAGTTCCTCTGGGCGATGAAGAGCAACGAACAGCCGGTAATCTATGGCGACGGCACGCAGAAAAGGGACTTCGTCTTTGCCACAGACGTGGCAAACGCGCTCATGCTTGCTGCAGAGAAGAACCACGGCTTCAACGTGTACAACGTCGGCACCGGCAGGAACTACGACCTAAACGCGCTCATCGGCAAGATAAACTCGCTGCTCGGCACGTCAATAGGGCCGAAATACATAGAAATGCCAGTCAAGAACTACGTGATGGAGACGCTGGCGAGCACCGAAAAGGCTGAGAAAAACATAGGTTTCAGGGCGGGCGTAAGCCTGGATGAGGGATTGAGCAGGATAGCGGAATATTACGGGCAAACCTAAAGGAGCGCTGATGCTGGTGCTTCCTTTCAGTGCAAATTTACTATAAGGTTACTATAAAACCATAAGTGTTTTATTTTATAGTAATTAATCGGCCGGATATCCTTCGCCGTGACCATCCAAAACATAATATGCACCCCGAAATTTTCCTATCCGGCGTACTAAGCCATGGGTTATGAGTTCGTTTAGGTCCTTTGTAGCTGTCGGCTGTGAAACGCCGACGAGTTCAGCATAAGCTTTGAGTTTTAAGCTCTTGTTTGCCTTAAGAAAAGTCAGCGCCTCCTCCTGCCGTGCGTTTAAGGCATTTGAACGCATCCTTGATTTGCCGCTAGATGCGTTGTA
This window contains:
- a CDS encoding DUF2079 domain-containing protein, producing MAAGKAQSARRAARAAHDWYLYAALAMVLASVAYWTAFAFNAYGTFHEYSDLGSLALSMYYDIHYPGIVHGLQYMLFMQHISPDMLLLLPFFYADSSALTLLVIQAVVVSFAGLAAFAVARRLIKSQKAALLLCAAFLLNPGLHGLTMFDAHVEMLLPLAYILVFYFYVRAMRAWFFAASVFLLGVMEEAPFLGASLGLALLVYELLNRSNAASRRTRIGMALGLIVLSVAAFAFYSIAAVSLTSQYASGAYPLLPPGLAHYQSLAFVLSGLHSFGSQSSVSTLSLMGSGLGPYAYYAIIVLLLSMGILLIFAPIESAILLSPWLVETFIAGNYQFVFMFNYYFAFAIGGMAVAAIIGAKNIMERKGMLARALDRHTAGHAPSVVAVASIAVVAMVLLLSPAFIYSKNINSFSQDFLFQANASQQRLYSQLYSVMALVPANASLMAQYYMMPHLFARRYIETTCASNYYFKPQYVLLDYNLNISLNVFRECGTTLSGIYLNSASDYLVVAQNGTALLLERAR
- a CDS encoding NAD-dependent epimerase/dehydratase family protein, whose amino-acid sequence is MAIKGKSVIVTGGAGFIGSNLVDALARDNKVTVLDNLHTGSEDNLAQAKATGNVVFVKDDAKSIQKQGTNADYVFHLGIYSASPMYRDNPSLMAEVVQGMTSVLEYAKANGSKVVFASTSSIYNGITPPHKEDIVPKVTDYYTEARIAAERISELYSKLNGLDVSAMRFFSVYGYHEKNKGKYANLASQFLWAMKSNEQPVIYGDGTQKRDFVFATDVANALMLAAEKNHGFNVYNVGTGRNYDLNALIGKINSLLGTSIGPKYIEMPVKNYVMETLASTEKAEKNIGFRAGVSLDEGLSRIAEYYGQT
- a CDS encoding glycosyltransferase family 2 protein — its product is MPRLSIIVPTKDEPTAPRLIRKLKALFPGSEIIIVDKSSRRNRRALERTGAMILNQESNGYENALMEGFRAAHGEILATIDADGTYYAEDLKKVINELSKGNASFVAGSRTVREKGSMTGAIRFGNSFLTGLFNLLYRRRMHDVLSGSFAMTRQAFDSMRDESPYRAGTIFFEIELVRRGFAIADVPIKYAVRRGAPSRITRAKPLYGLTMAYHAVRYARDYNPLALFGSIGIAAIVVGVVIGALVLANYFATGALSEVGRALLAFMLVVVGFLSIIAGLILDLLLEVERKLYRERK
- a CDS encoding glycosyltransferase; this encodes MRIGFVSDVVYPWNKGGVEATEALEMRSLAKRHEVYCFSMRFKGMRKEFVRDRIHYITVANTAKRGIYTEGGTRSINAARLFAEALPAALDRHRLDVLQANAFPYLHLRASKRYCSRINCKLVLDVAEVWDRRRWVEYLGTLRGSMAHYYLRLAQALNGADAYIANSSITKAGLERLGVSSSKIHVFSPVLSGSIMRSRHSSRRSMNVIVSGRLIKEKRFDMWIEAVAKAHALRGSITGTIMGDGPEREALDARIMGLHLERCMRVLPFAKSKAGLYKRIAGSGLLLQTSGREGLSAIVLESLALGTPVLLPSDTPIPDEVKSMCVLSKPEDLPNRIVEILGSSNRKKYLPSRSALRQFSSSAILGFYSSLFQKLGLERK
- a CDS encoding glycosyltransferase family 2 protein: MLNDETVSVIMPVYNEGATVRSVIKRVLGQKAVDALYIVYDKSTDNTLAEIRAAMKGSDAKGRAFLVMSDAKRGKGRAVKQGMARIRDGIVLIQDADEEYYPEDYPKMLAALTDSNPVFGSRESNAGHKYFLGSLATVVHTLAFNLLYGQSIKDMNAAYKLFKVHMLKGKKLSEDGWQIDQEIACTLAKNGYRILSVPIRYKGRTFEEGKKIGPKAAIMNLFYIVKERFSR